A window of Thiohalobacter sp. genomic DNA:
GTCCAGGCTAAGCGTGACATCGCCGATTCCGATCGGTCCCTGCGAGGAGGCGCCCAGGGCCCCGGCCACCTGGTTCAGCGTCACCTGGTCACTGCGGAGCATCAGTACCTCCGGTGGCGTCGGCAGGACGGTGGCCCAGATCACCTTCTCCGGGATGGGGCGAACGCGGCCCGGATCCAGGGGATCGATCAGGTCGAGGACGGGGTCGGCGCTTCCATTCCAGATGCCCCAGTGAACCCGGTGCCCGGCATCGACCGTGATCAGGTTGCTGACCGCCAGCCCCGCCTGCCCCCGGCGATACACGTCGGTGAGGGGTGCACCGGCAAACTCGGGGGCAAAGGGTGGAAACCCGGTTGAAGTAATTACCGGTCGCCCGCCCGGAATGTCTTGAATCGCATGCCCGCCGACCAGCCTGGGCCCCTGGGGCTGGGGCCAGAGCACCATCCCGAAGTACCGTTCGTTCCACAGTCGGTCCCACTCCAGGGCCGTCAGGCGACGATCGATCACCTGGAGATCGCTGACACTGTCGGGGGGCGTCACCAGGGAGAACTGCCCGGCCTGCAGTTCCGGCGGCGCAAGGAAACCTTGGCTGGCGTCCCCGGTCAGGCCGCCGTCGGCCGGTGGGGGCTCCCCCTCGGGCAGCGGTGCAGCGCTTGGCAGACGGCGAGGTGCTCGAGGCGGCCGCACCCTGCCACGGGGTGGGCCCTCGCCCCCCGGCTGACGCAATGCCGGGGGCGGAAGGAGCTGCCCGACCGGCGGACGATCGGGTGCCGGCACCCGTGCAAACCGGAAGGGCATCTCTGCACCCAGCTCGATGTGTCCGGCCGGATTCTCCACCACCACCCGGCCGGCGAGAACGCCGACATCGAGCCCTTCGGTGAGCACCACCTCGTATTGGGTTCCCCGAACCCCGAT
This region includes:
- a CDS encoding FecR family protein: MATGASLLGLCLALLLSAAPVAAVEPEPAGRVILARGEFHAEDGGGRRSLGRRSPVYEGDTLVTGADARAQVRLTDGTLLSLYPETRLRLEAYLRDPRPDATERNVSRLLQGGFRAITGLISKRHPEAYRVETPVATIGVRGTQYEVVLTEGLDVGVLAGRVVVENPAGHIELGAEMPFRFARVPAPDRPPVGQLLPPPALRQPGGEGPPRGRVRPPRAPRRLPSAAPLPEGEPPPADGGLTGDASQGFLAPPELQAGQFSLVTPPDSVSDLQVIDRRLTALEWDRLWNERYFGMVLWPQPQGPRLVGGHAIQDIPGGRPVITSTGFPPFAPEFAGAPLTDVYRRGQAGLAVSNLITVDAGHRVHWGIWNGSADPVLDLIDPLDPGRVRPIPEKVIWATVLPTPPEVLMLRSDQVTLNQVAGALGASSQGPIGIGDVTLSLDIDFASGQISNGRLNVLASPDLWQVDFDGKVRGSFAELNLLPSSRVNGNPVAGQVGGVFTGAQGQALLQAFDLLDGANPARWAQGMVLVK